TTGAAACGGTCTTGGCGGGGCGGAAGGAATACTCACCAGAATTGATGGACATTCTCCTGACCCAACGTAGTCCCTTAACCAACTTGGAAAGTCAACTACTCAAGCTGGTGGCAGAAGGTCTATCCAATAAGGAAATCGCCTGCCAGCTCCACCTGTCTGACGGGACAGTCCGCAACTACATGACCTCTATCCTGTCCAAGCTAGGTGCTGAAAACCGCACCGCAGCTGTTAAGGTGGCACAGGAAAAGGGCTATATATAGCTAGAACCTCTATTCACAGGAAAAGGCTTGCACTCGGCAGGTCTTTTTCTAGTCGAATTTTGCTTTAACCTTCATTTCTCTATTGAAAATATCCCTATATTTTGCTAGAATTTTCTTATGGAACGACTTTACGATGTGCAGCAGTTGCTCAAACGTTTTGGTATCATTGTGTATATGGGAAATCGTTTGTATGATATTGAAATGATGCAGATTGAGCTCAATAGGGTCTACCAGGCTGGAGTTCTGGATAGGCTGGAATACATGGAGGCTGAGTTGGTTTTACGCCGGGAACATCGTTTGGAATTAGAGTACCAGAGATTGAAGGAGAAGTAGATGGAAACCTTGTGGACACTTTTATTATTTGTAGCCCTATTGGGTGCCTGGATGGGCTTTAATTATTGGAGATTGCGCCGTGCCGCCCAGGTCATTGACAATGCGGAATTTGCGCAGAAAATCCATGGTGGTCAGCTGATTGACCTGCGCGAGCCAGGCGAGTATAACCGCAAGCACATTTTGGGTGCGCGAAATATTCCCTACCAGCAGCTCAAGCAAAGTACTAATGCCCTTCGCAAGGACAAGCCTGTTTTGATCTATGAAAATGACCGTGGTCAATTGGTTACGCCTGCAGCTCTGTATTTGAAAAAGCAAGGGTTTAATGACATCTATATCTTGAGCTATGGTTTGAATGGCTGGGATGGCAAGGTGAAGACCGCAAAATAAGTAGATTTTTCATTACGAGTGTAGAATGTTAGTATGAGGAAACGAAAATGAATCGAAAAGATGAAAAATTATCCTTGGATGAAATTGGCATAATTGCAGGTATCGTGTTGATTTTATCCATTAGTTTATTGGCAATTTGGTTCAATGGCTCAACTGCAACAAAAGAGACTAGGGCTGAGCAGTCTGAAACGGTTGATACCAGTCTCTCTTCGGCTGAAAAAGCTGTGAAAAAATTGGAAAATTCTTCCAGTGAGGCTGACTTGAAAGCTGCCCAGGCTGCTGTGGATAAGTTACAGGCTACGACTGCAAAAGAGAGCCTGCAGAAGCGAATCGATACGGTCAAGCAAGCGATTGCTAAGCAGAAAGAAGCAGAAACACAGGCAAAATTAAAGGCTGAAAAGATTCGGGCAGAAGAAACCCGCAAATATGTTGAGGAGCACCAGAAAGACCAGGCGGCAGACAATCAAACCGAACCAAGCCAGGCTGAACCGGCTCCTGCACCAGAAGTAGTGCTAGAACAACCAGTTGTAGAGGAATATTATGAAGTACCAGCGGTTGTAGAGGTTCCTGTGGAGCCTTCTGTAGCACCGCCGGCTGAACTAGCTCCAGAGGAAGTTGCACCTACAGCTCCCACAGCAGAGGTTTCAGCATCAGAAACACTGGCCACAGAAGGTCAGTAATTGAACTTATTTTGAAAGAGGAGGTTGGGCATAAAGTCCAACCCCTAGTTCTTTGGTTAACAAAATTACATTAGCGCAGGAGTTGATTGTTCAAATGGTCGGGAAACTGTGAAAGGTGGGAAACAGGGATTGTGAAACAATCCTCGATAGTTCGAATTTTACGCTCCAAACTAGACCTAACGAATGGTGCGAACTCCGTTCGCTCTATTTTCAATCTTTAACTGTCTTCTACAGCTTTTTGGATGCGTCTGGGTAGAAAGTCCAGCCTCGCTTCTCAGAGTTCGTGTCAACATCTCAGCGCAGTGGTTGATTGGCAGATTTATTCGTGTTTCACACTCCAAATCTGACCATTACGACTGTTGCGGACAAAGTTCGCTTTATCTCCAACCTCAAACTGTCTCCCAGACAGTTTGAGCTGTGCGGGGGTGGGACTGAAACAGTCTGGGAATAGACTGTTTCAGCTCAACAACTTAAACGAAAAATTGTTGACGAACTCTTTTTAGACTGGTCAAGTTCTTATACGAAAACTCAAAAGAATGCAAAAACTCCCTCTCTATGATATAATCAAAGCGAAAAAATTTTTTATGTTAGGCTACTAGCTCGTCCCTAGTAGTCTTTTTCTGTGCTAAAAATTCAGGATACGTTATCTGCTCTTTTAAAAGGATATAAGCTATTTTTAATAATTGATGTGCGAGTGCAATTGTTGCTTTTTGTGAACCACGCCGACTTTGAATCTGATAAAATTGGTCTGCTAGAGGACTTCCTTTTTGTTTTTTGACAGCGAAAGCGGCCTGGCATAAACATTTCTTCAAATAAGAATTTCCGTGTCGAATCTTAGTACTTCGTTTTTTACCAGCACTCTCATTATTACCTGGACAAAGTCCAGTCCAAGAAGCTAAATGTCCAGCAGTGGGAAACTGACTCATGTCAACACCAACCTCAGAAATGATAACAGAAGCTGTAATGACATCAATGCCTGGGATGGAATCCAATATTTCTACATGGTTTTCATATTGTGATAGATAGACATTCATTCGCTCTTCCAACAACTCAATCTGCTTCTGATAAAAATCATAAATCTCTAAGGACTGCTTTAACATGAAGCGGTGATGGTCAGAAAAATAGCCATCCAAGGCTTCCAGAAGCTGCGGCACTTTCTTCTTCAAGCTGGTGTAAACTGATTGATGGACAATACGAGGTGTAATAGGCGTCCCATCAACCAGTAGCTGAAGGAGATTGCGACCAGATAGCCCCATAATATCTTCGATATAGGTTGTTAGCTTGATGCCACCTGACTGAAGAATTTTATGGATACGGTTGGTTTCTCGATTGCGACTTTCCACATAATGTTTTCGTTGTCTGGTCAACTCCCTCAATTCTTGAATGGTTTCATCGGGAACGAAACTCCGAGGAAGCAGACCAATTCGTGTTAATTTGGCAATCCAGTGAGCATCCTTCTTGTCGGTTTTCTGACCTGGAATAGCCTTCATGTGGGCTGGTTGAGCGAGTATCAACTTGAAGTCATCACATAGAGCATGCCAGACAGGTCGCCAATAAACACCTGTACTTTCCATGCCAACAGCTTCCACATGAAATTGACTGAGAAAATCGTGGCAAGCACGTAGGCCTTTAGTCGTTGTATCAAACGTAGCCATCTCACGCTTTGGACGAGTTGAGGTGAGTGGTCCGTGTAGGATACAGACAACGATATTAGCTTGATGAACATCAATACCTGCACAAGATTGATAGAGAACATCCATGACAATTCCCTCCTTCTAAAAATTAGAGAGCTTATCTACTGATTTTTAGTCGTATTTTTATACTCATGCCTATCGCATATTTTGGGGTGCTCGTCAGTAGAGTGGGTTAGTTTTTCCCGCGATGACTAACATCATTAACTCGTCAACCACAAAGCCCTCACTAAGATTATACACCTAGTGAGGGCTTTATGTTCGTTTTCATTATTCTGTGGGTGAGGGCGAAGCCATCATGGATGTCTTTCCCACTCCCATTATCTCCAACTTCCAAAGGTTTTGGGAGCCTTTGGAGGTATGCGAAAGTAAATTCTAGATAAATTCTGAAGAGGGGAAACCCTCTTTTTTAGTTGTTTCTTCTGCTAAAATTTGCTATACTGAGAAAAAGGAGTAGGCTATGGAAGAGTTGAATATGTGGTATCTTGTCTGGCTTGGATTGGTCTTGGTGATTGCAAGTTCTGTCTTCTATGATGATAAGCGGTATAAGCCTTTCGGTTTCGCTATTGGCTAAGTGTTGTTGGAGCCTTCTGTCTGGTTTTGGTTGCCCTAATTTCCTGCTTGATCTTTGTAACTAGCATTTCCTTGATGCTCTATCATCGATTTGGTAATGGCACCGTTTTGCTCGGAATTCTATTTTTTCTGATGACGTTTGCTTTAGTGAGCTATGCCTATTTTGCCTGTAAAAGGGTTGTTGCTCGTACACGGTTTTATCGGTCAATGACGAGGAGGGACTAGTACGAATTTAATTGGTGAATTAATCGTTGAATTTTTGACGGAATTGCCAGATTTTGATCCCAAAAAGCACAAGCCTTTCGGAGGTCGCTATTGGTTGGGCTGGCTAGGGATTTTGGTGAATCTGATTATGGGAGCTTTCTTGACCTTCTTAGTAGGTTATACACTTTTTTCCATAGGCAAAGGCAATCTAGCGTTCATTCTCATTTTCAATCTCTTTCTTATTCCAACTACCTTATTTTGGTTTTGGCGGACCAGTCGCCTGTTCAAAAAAATGTGGCAGACCACCCTTTATTATCTTGATAACAAATCTTAGCATCAGCCTTGCTGATGTTTTTTCAACTGTGTTTTAAGGAAAAGATTGGTTGTTTTGTGCTATAATAGACCCTATGAGAATTGTATCAGGAAACTATGGCGGACGGCTCCTCAGGACCTTAGATGGCAAGACGACACGACCGACTTCGGACAAGGTTCGTGGAGCCATGTTCAATATGATTGGTCCCTATTTTGAAGGTGGGCGAGTGCTGGATTTGTATGCTGGTAGCGGTGGCTTGTCCATTGAGGCAGTATCTCGGGGCATGGATGAGGCGGTCTTGGTCGAACGTGATCGCAAGGCCCAGGCCATTATCCGAGAAAATATAGTCATGACCAAGGAGGAAGGTAAGTTCCGTCTCTTGCCCACGGAGGCCCGTCAGGCCTTGACTCAACTGGAAGGAGTCTTTGACCTGGTCTTTCTGGATCCGCCCTATGCGGAGCAGGAGATTGAGGCAATGGTCACTGAACTCTGCCAGCGAAAACTTCTGTCCGAGGATGTCATGGTGGTTTGCGAGACGGATAAATCTGTCACACTTCCTGAAGAAATCGCAGAGCTGGGCATCTGGAAGGAAAAAGTCTACGGAATAAGTAAGGTAACAGTCTATGTCAGATAAAATTGGAATGTTTACAGGCTCCTTTGATCCCATTACCAAGGGACATTTGGACATTATCGAACGGGCCAGTAGCCTTTTTGACAGGCTTTATGTGGGGATTTTTTACAATCCCAATAAAAATGGTCTCTTTACTGGTCAAGAGCGGCTGGACTTATTGGAGAAGGTCTTTGCCAAAGATGAGAAGATTCAGGTCTTTCTAGCGGGTCAAGAGCTGGTGGTCGATGCAGCCCATGAACGGGGAGTGACCCATATTGTCCGCGGTTTGCGCAATGGGATTGACCTGGAATATGAGGCCAATTTTGATTATTTCAATCGCCAGTTGGCCCCAGACTTGGAGACGGTATATTTGATTTCCAAGCCGGAATACCGCAATATTTCGTCCAGCCAAATCCGTGAACTGATAGCCTACAAGCAGGATATTAGTCCTTATGTGCCCGAGCTTGTTAGTAAGGAAATAGAAAAACATGAAAAAAAATAAAGGTCTCATTTTAATTTTATCTATCATTTTAGGAGTACTCTTGCTCTGGTTTACGGTCTTTGTTCCCCTGCCCTATTATATCGAGAGTCCTGGCGGAGCTATGGATGTGCAACAGGTCCTGACGGTTAATGAGGAAGAGGACAAGAAGGACGGTTCTTATGAGTTTACCTATGTCTCTGTTCAGCAGGCAACGGCTCTGCAGCTGCTCTTTGCCCAATTTGATCCCTATGCGGATATTACTTCGGCTGAGGAGATGACGGGAGGAGCAGACAGCGAGGAATATTTCCGGATTGCGCAATTTTACATGGAAACTTCGCAGAATATGGCCAAATACCAGGGATTAACCTTGGCCAAAAAAGATGTTGAAATGGATTTCTTTGGGGTCTATGTGCTTGATTTGGCGGAGGATTCGACCTTTAAGGACGTTCTCAAGATTGCGGATACGGTTGTCAGTATCAATGGCAAGACCTTTGAGTCGTCGCCTGATTTGATTAAGTATGTCAGCGGTTTGGAACTGGGCAGTCCTGTGACGGTGGGCTATGTGACAAACGGTCAGGAAAAATCAGCTGACGGTAAGATTATCAAGCTGGTCAATGGAAAAAATGGTATCGGGATTACCCTGGTGGACCACACAGAGGTCAAGTCCTCAGTACCTATTGACTTCCAGACGGGCAATATCGGCGGTCCTAGTGCAGGTCTCATGTTCACTTTGGCTATCTATACCCAGCTGGCTGAGCCAGATTTAAGGGATGGCCGGACCATTGCAGGAACGGGAACCATTGAGCAGGACGGCAAGGTCGGCGATATTGGCGGGGCGGACAAGAAGGTCCTATCTGCTGCCAAGGCCGGTGCCAGCATCTTCTTTGTTCCTAATAATCCTGTGGATAAGGAAATCCTAAAAGAAAATCCAGATGCCAAGACCAACTATGAGGAGGCCAAGGAGGCTGTAGAGAAAGCGGGAGTAGACATCGAGGTCGTACCTGTCAAAACAGTCCAAGATGCCATTGATTATTTAAAGAAATAGAGTTTGTGGAGTAACCTAGTTGCTCCTTTTTTCTTAAAATTGTCAGAAATTTCTTTGAAAACTGATAGGAGGAGCATTCCTGTTAAAATCATGGTATAATGGTAAGGTTAGAATGTATGAGAAACCAATAGAATGGAGGCCCAATGAAAAAAGAAATTACACCAGAAATGTATAACTACAACAAGTATCCTGGTCCTAGTTTTGCTCGGGTTGGGGACAAGGTTGTCTCTGAAAATATCGAGTTGGACTTGCTAGAAAATCACAAGGATGCCTTTGACCAGACCATTTTCGGTCAACGCTTTTCCCAGCTTATGCTCAAGTTTGACTATATTGTGGGCGACTGGGGCAATGAACAATTGCGTCTCAAGGGATTCTACAAGGATGATAAGACGGTCAAGTCTGACTTGAAAATCGGTCGCTTGGATGACTATCTGACCGAGTTTTGTAATTTTGGTTGTGCTTATTTTGTCTTGGAAAATCCAAATCCACAGGAGCTGCCTGAAGAGGTGGAGGACAGACCACGTCGTAAGCGGAGCCGGTCTCGTAACCGCAATCGCAACCAGCAGCGGACGGAGCATATTTCCCATAAGGAACAACAAAAGGCTCAACCGGAGAAGAAGGGGCGGGACAATCGTGCCAAGTCCAACCGGAATGACCGTAAGAAGGTGGTGCGCCAGGATAAGGTGGCAGACCAGTCTCGGCACTTTACGGTACACCATGATAAGAAAGCTGGCAAGCAGGCGCCCAAGCAGGAGCGTAGACAAGCATCGGATGCCAAAGAGACCAAGCGTAGTTTTGTCATTCGTCAGAAGTAGGGAGAAACATGAAACCATCAATTTATTCATTTAGCCAGGCCAATTTGGTGGACTGGATTTTAGAAAATGGCGAGAAGAAATTCCGCGCAACTCAGATTTGGGAGTGGCTCTACCGTTCGCGGGTTCAGTCCTTTGAAGAGATGACCAATTTGCCCAAATCTTTGATTGAAAAACTGGAGGAGAACTTTGTTGTCAATCCTTTGAAACAGCGGATTGTGCAGGAGTCAAAAGACGGTACGATTAAATACCTGTTCGAGTTGCCAGACGGCATGCTGATTGAGACGGTGCTCATGCGTCAGCACTACGGTTTGTCTGTCTGTGTGACGACCCAGGTCGGCTGTAATATCGGATGTACCTTCTGTGCCTCTGGTCTCATACCCAAGCAACGGGACTTGACCAGTGGTGAAATTGTGGCTCAAATCATGCTGGTGCAGAAATATTTGGACGAACGTGGACAGAGTGAACGTGTCAGCCACATCGTTGTCATGGGGATTGGTGAACCGCTGGATAATTACGATAACGTCATGACTTTCTTGCGGGTTGTCAATGATGACAAGGGGCTGGCTATCGGTGCCCGTCACATTACTGTGTCGACGTCTGGCTTGGCACCAAAAATCAAGGATTTTGCCCGCGAAGGCGTTCAGGTCAACCTGGCCGTGTCCCTTCACGCGCCAAATAATGACCTACGTTCCAGCATCATGCGCATCAACCGTAAGTACCCTATTGAGGTTTTGTTTGAGGCGATTGAGGATTATATCCAAACGACCAACCGTCGCGTGACCTTCGAGTACATCATGCTCAATGAAGTGAATGACGGTTTGGAACAGGCTCAGGAATTGGCAGACTTGACCAAGAATATCCGCAAATTGTCCTATATCAACCTGATTCCTTACAATCCGGTATCTGAGCATGACCAGTACAGCCGGTCGACCCGTGAGCGGACCCTTGCCTTCTTTGACCTGCTTAAGAAAAATGGGGTCAACTGTGTCGTTCGTCAAGAGCATGGCACGGATATTGATGCCGCTTGTGGTCAGCTGCGTTCCAATACGCTCAAGAAAGACCGTGAAAAGGCGCGTGCCCGCATCGCTGCAGCCAAGGCCAAGGCAGGTATTCAGGCATGAGAAGATTATTCCTCAGTGACGGCAATTTGACTGGTCTTGGAAGAAAGATATACAAAATCTTAGCTGGAGCCTATGCTCTGGCTATTGTTTTCATGTGTTTCCTCCCGCAGTCCTGGTATCCCCAGTACAAGGATTTTTCCACTCCGGGCATCATCCAGGTCGGGCGCCTCTATTTTCTGCCGGTTCCCTTTAATAGCATCGTCAACGGTGACAAGGTCGACAGTCTGGCGGATTTGGGCTGGATTTTCCTGCAAAATGCCACCAATATTTTCCTGCTCTTTCCTCTCGTTTTGGCTCTTGTTTTTCTTTTTGAAAAATGGCGGAGCCTTCGAGCAGCTGCCCTCTATAGTTTTTGTATCAGCCTCTTTATTGAGTGCACCCAACTCTTGTTGGATCTTCTGATTGATGCCGGCCGTGTCTTTGAAATTGATGACCTCTGGACCAATACGCTGGGTGGTGTGTTGGCTTACCTGTTCTATCGGTTCTGGTACCGTATCTATAAGCAGAAGAAATAAAATGAATGATTATTCGGATTTTTCAGAAAATTCCGCAAAAACCATTGACTGCTTTCATATAATCTTGTAAAATATGTATAATTAATCAAATGACTTACGGGATTTGGTTAGTGGATGAAATAATGATGGGATTCCTTGAATATTCGTGCATGTTTATTCGTCTTGTTTCATAGAAAAACCTCACTGTTTAGCTGTTACAGTGAGGTTTTTTTCTGTGTTTCAAGTGATTTATTTCCAAAAATCGTCAAATACCGTAATCGGTAGGTGGCGTTTGTGTTCTGTTTTTTTCCACCAGCCTTCGATGATTTCTTGGGCCTGGGCGTCGATGGTTTTTCCCTCTAGATAATCATCAATCTGATCATAGGTCACGCCGAGGGCTACTTCATCTGCCAGACCAGGCTTGTTTTCCTCCAAATCAGCCGTAGGAATTTTATCATAGAGCTTGCGGTCCGAACCGAGAGCAGCCAAGAGCTGCTTGCCTTGACGCTTGTTGAGGCGGAAGAGTGGGAGAATGTCTGCACCGCCATCGCCATGCTTGGTGAAAAAGCCTGTAATATTTTCTGCGGCATGGTCGGTTCCGATAACGGCACCCTTGCGTTCGCCAGCGACAGCGTATTGGGCAATCATCCGCATGCGGGCCTTGGCATTTCCCTTGTTAAAATCAGACATTGGCAGGCCAGTCGCTTTGACGGCATCTGCTATAGCATCCGTCGCATCCTTGATATTGATGGTCAGGCTGACATCTGGCTGAATGAAAGCAAGAGCGGCTTGGGCGTCGGATTCATCAGCCTGAACGCCATAAGGGAGACGAATCGCTATGAATTGGTAGTCCTCATCTCCTGTCTCAGCCCGCATTTCTTCCATGGTTAATTGGGCCAGGCGACCAGCCAAGGTC
The sequence above is a segment of the Streptococcus suis genome. Coding sequences within it:
- a CDS encoding VanZ family protein, which produces MRRLFLSDGNLTGLGRKIYKILAGAYALAIVFMCFLPQSWYPQYKDFSTPGIIQVGRLYFLPVPFNSIVNGDKVDSLADLGWIFLQNATNIFLLFPLVLALVFLFEKWRSLRAAALYSFCISLFIECTQLLLDLLIDAGRVFEIDDLWTNTLGGVLAYLFYRFWYRIYKQKK
- a CDS encoding rhodanese-like domain-containing protein codes for the protein METLWTLLLFVALLGAWMGFNYWRLRRAAQVIDNAEFAQKIHGGQLIDLREPGEYNRKHILGARNIPYQQLKQSTNALRKDKPVLIYENDRGQLVTPAALYLKKQGFNDIYILSYGLNGWDGKVKTAK
- a CDS encoding YqgQ family protein; this encodes MERLYDVQQLLKRFGIIVYMGNRLYDIEMMQIELNRVYQAGVLDRLEYMEAELVLRREHRLELEYQRLKEK
- a CDS encoding YutD family protein; the encoded protein is MKKEITPEMYNYNKYPGPSFARVGDKVVSENIELDLLENHKDAFDQTIFGQRFSQLMLKFDYIVGDWGNEQLRLKGFYKDDKTVKSDLKIGRLDDYLTEFCNFGCAYFVLENPNPQELPEEVEDRPRRKRSRSRNRNRNQQRTEHISHKEQQKAQPEKKGRDNRAKSNRNDRKKVVRQDKVADQSRHFTVHHDKKAGKQAPKQERRQASDAKETKRSFVIRQK
- the rsmD gene encoding 16S rRNA (guanine(966)-N(2))-methyltransferase RsmD, with the protein product MRIVSGNYGGRLLRTLDGKTTRPTSDKVRGAMFNMIGPYFEGGRVLDLYAGSGGLSIEAVSRGMDEAVLVERDRKAQAIIRENIVMTKEEGKFRLLPTEARQALTQLEGVFDLVFLDPPYAEQEIEAMVTELCQRKLLSEDVMVVCETDKSVTLPEEIAELGIWKEKVYGISKVTVYVR
- the rlmN gene encoding 23S rRNA (adenine(2503)-C(2))-methyltransferase RlmN: MKPSIYSFSQANLVDWILENGEKKFRATQIWEWLYRSRVQSFEEMTNLPKSLIEKLEENFVVNPLKQRIVQESKDGTIKYLFELPDGMLIETVLMRQHYGLSVCVTTQVGCNIGCTFCASGLIPKQRDLTSGEIVAQIMLVQKYLDERGQSERVSHIVVMGIGEPLDNYDNVMTFLRVVNDDKGLAIGARHITVSTSGLAPKIKDFAREGVQVNLAVSLHAPNNDLRSSIMRINRKYPIEVLFEAIEDYIQTTNRRVTFEYIMLNEVNDGLEQAQELADLTKNIRKLSYINLIPYNPVSEHDQYSRSTRERTLAFFDLLKKNGVNCVVRQEHGTDIDAACGQLRSNTLKKDREKARARIAAAKAKAGIQA
- the nadE gene encoding ammonia-dependent NAD(+) synthetase, encoding MSLQKTIIQQLGVKPEIDPQEEIRTSIQFLKDYLKKHPFLKTYVLGISGGQDSTLAGRLAQLTMEEMRAETGDEDYQFIAIRLPYGVQADESDAQAALAFIQPDVSLTINIKDATDAIADAVKATGLPMSDFNKGNAKARMRMIAQYAVAGERKGAVIGTDHAAENITGFFTKHGDGGADILPLFRLNKRQGKQLLAALGSDRKLYDKIPTADLEENKPGLADEVALGVTYDQIDDYLEGKTIDAQAQEIIEGWWKKTEHKRHLPITVFDDFWK
- the coaD gene encoding pantetheine-phosphate adenylyltransferase, producing MSDKIGMFTGSFDPITKGHLDIIERASSLFDRLYVGIFYNPNKNGLFTGQERLDLLEKVFAKDEKIQVFLAGQELVVDAAHERGVTHIVRGLRNGIDLEYEANFDYFNRQLAPDLETVYLISKPEYRNISSSQIRELIAYKQDISPYVPELVSKEIEKHEKK
- a CDS encoding IS110 family transposase; this translates as MDVLYQSCAGIDVHQANIVVCILHGPLTSTRPKREMATFDTTTKGLRACHDFLSQFHVEAVGMESTGVYWRPVWHALCDDFKLILAQPAHMKAIPGQKTDKKDAHWIAKLTRIGLLPRSFVPDETIQELRELTRQRKHYVESRNRETNRIHKILQSGGIKLTTYIEDIMGLSGRNLLQLLVDGTPITPRIVHQSVYTSLKKKVPQLLEALDGYFSDHHRFMLKQSLEIYDFYQKQIELLEERMNVYLSQYENHVEILDSIPGIDVITASVIISEVGVDMSQFPTAGHLASWTGLCPGNNESAGKKRSTKIRHGNSYLKKCLCQAAFAVKKQKGSPLADQFYQIQSRRGSQKATIALAHQLLKIAYILLKEQITYPEFLAQKKTTRDELVA
- a CDS encoding PDZ domain-containing protein, whose amino-acid sequence is MKKNKGLILILSIILGVLLLWFTVFVPLPYYIESPGGAMDVQQVLTVNEEEDKKDGSYEFTYVSVQQATALQLLFAQFDPYADITSAEEMTGGADSEEYFRIAQFYMETSQNMAKYQGLTLAKKDVEMDFFGVYVLDLAEDSTFKDVLKIADTVVSINGKTFESSPDLIKYVSGLELGSPVTVGYVTNGQEKSADGKIIKLVNGKNGIGITLVDHTEVKSSVPIDFQTGNIGGPSAGLMFTLAIYTQLAEPDLRDGRTIAGTGTIEQDGKVGDIGGADKKVLSAAKAGASIFFVPNNPVDKEILKENPDAKTNYEEAKEAVEKAGVDIEVVPVKTVQDAIDYLKK